A segment of the Bacillota bacterium genome:
GGCTTCCCTTTCCGTGACCACCTGACCGAAGACAGGCATCAGCCCGACCGGCATGCCGAGTGACCATGACGTACCCCTCATGCCGCAGCGCTGTGCGGCTTCGTCGATGGGGCCGGGGATGAGCTTCTCGAGCCCGCAGGCTACGATCACTTTGACACCCTGTGCCACCAAGCCCGCGAGTGCTCGGCCAGGATTGCCACCCAGCAGGCTGCCTGCCATCATCGCCGCCCTACCCCAGGGATCGAGGGCATTTGCCCCCAAAACCGCCACGTCTCCGGAACCGAGCGACGCCACCTCCTCTCCGAAGCGGTGATCTATGTTCCGCCAGGTACCCTTCTCCAGCAGAATGCTGTGGGGGGCCTCATGGTCCGAATGCCAGGCCGCCTTTGTCCCCCGCGGAGAAACCCGCCCGGAAATGCGGAGCGGCACCCCCACCAGCTCCTCCGCCAGGGCCGATACCGTGGTCCCTCCTTTTAGCAGGATCTTGCCGGTTTCCAGAGAACGTCTCACATCTGGCATGGACGCGATGCCGCGCGCTATCAAGGCCTTCGCTTCCGCCACCGTCACCGTGAACTGCGCCCGGATCACAGGAGGTCCTCCCTCGTGGCCCGGGCTTCCTCCAGGTACGCGTACACCGTGTATCGGGAGACCCCCAGGATCGAGGCCAGATAGTCAACCGCTCCCTTAATCAGGAATGTGCCTTTCCGGTCAAGGGCCCGCACCAGTTCCACCCGCTCCGCCCGGTCTGTGCCGGAGGCCGGCTTGCCCAGTCCTTTCACCGCCCTGTCAACCAGCAGCGCGAGAACCTCCGAAACATCGGTGGGGAACGTTTCCACAGCATCCTCGTTTGCCCTCACCGGCTGAGGCTGCGCCGCGGTGAACTGCTTCAAAGTCTCCATCAACTGTTCAAAAGCATTCACGTCAACGTTTACGCATACACAGCCTCGGATGCGACCGGCCTCATCTCGCAAGAACATGGTGGACGACCGCAGACGCCTGCCGTCCTTCGCGCGTGTCTCATACCCGATGATGTCCGCGGCCCGGTCCCCGTATGTGCGGAGCACCTTGAGCACCAGGTCGGTGATAGGAGCACCCGGCTGGCGGCCCGTCACCTTACCTTCAATGAACACCAGGGAATGATCGGGCTCTTTCAGGTCGTGGATGACGACCTCGAACCAGGGCCCCAGAGTCTGGGCGATGCCCTTCAACACGGGGACGAGCACGGACTCCTGCGGGTTAAGTAGATCATCGACAGCCAAATCCACCCCCACCCCCCCCCACAGTGGCGTGCCTTCTGACTCGCCCTACGCAGAGGATGCTATTTCCTGGACGACCCGTGCCACTACCGAACGCGCCAGTACCACGGGGCCTCGGAACACCTTCCGCGCCCGGGACTTCATCTCAGAAGAGTACCCGAAGCAATTCATGAACACCAGGTCGCACCCAGCTTCCGCCAGCCTCCGGGCCGCCTCCTGGATCCTGTCCTGAGGCTCATAAGGCGAGGCGTGCATCGCTACCGCCCGCACGCCACGGCGTGCAAAGGCCGCCTGAGCTGCCGCCACCTGCTCTGGCAAAGGCACCAGCACGCCCAACAACCCATCACCGACCAGTGCTGCGACCACCGAATGGCACACATCGGACGAACGCACCAGCCTGGGCTCGCTCGCAAGCCCGGGGAAATCCCCCGTGCACATGAGCACCACCAGGTCACTGCCGCCCGCGAGCGCCTGGCGCGCCTTTTCACCGATGAGAGGAACCAGAGCCTTCTTGGCCAGCACCACCGTCCGGCCATCACGCAGGGGGGTCACGATGCGATCCTCGTCCCCTACCGGTGCCATCCCGGCGATCTCGGCCGACTCAAGACCGTCCAGGACTCCCACCTCCTGCACGGCACATTCCGTGCCCAGCAGTGCTGCGAAC
Coding sequences within it:
- a CDS encoding PAS domain-containing protein; translated protein: MDLAVDDLLNPQESVLVPVLKGIAQTLGPWFEVVIHDLKEPDHSLVFIEGKVTGRQPGAPITDLVLKVLRTYGDRAADIIGYETRAKDGRRLRSSTMFLRDEAGRIRGCVCVNVDVNAFEQLMETLKQFTAAQPQPVRANEDAVETFPTDVSEVLALLVDRAVKGLGKPASGTDRAERVELVRALDRKGTFLIKGAVDYLASILGVSRYTVYAYLEEARATREDLL
- a CDS encoding AroM family protein; protein product: MARVTLLMVGQTPRPDTLVPEFAALLGTECAVQEVGVLDGLESAEIAGMAPVGDEDRIVTPLRDGRTVVLAKKALVPLIGEKARQALAGGSDLVVLMCTGDFPGLASEPRLVRSSDVCHSVVAALVGDGLLGVLVPLPEQVAAAQAAFARRGVRAVAMHASPYEPQDRIQEAARRLAEAGCDLVFMNCFGYSSEMKSRARKVFRGPVVLARSVVARVVQEIASSA